A genomic stretch from Desulfohalobium retbaense DSM 5692 includes:
- a CDS encoding YhdT family protein, with amino-acid sequence MPKHTSVHTETDPRFLQAAKEAWACIVLAALNFLWWFATAYGLGTQPVEQYTWIWGLPAWFVWSCLLGLPLFVLFIFVTVQTIFKDVPLDAHLTEPDQER; translated from the coding sequence ATGCCAAAACACACATCTGTCCACACCGAAACCGATCCCCGGTTTCTCCAGGCCGCAAAAGAGGCCTGGGCCTGTATTGTCCTCGCCGCTCTGAATTTTCTGTGGTGGTTTGCAACCGCTTATGGATTGGGGACCCAGCCTGTGGAACAGTACACCTGGATCTGGGGGCTGCCGGCCTGGTTTGTCTGGAGTTGCCTTTTGGGGCTGCCGCTGTTTGTGCTGTTTATTTTTGTCACCGTCCAGACCATATTCAAGGATGTCCCTCTGGACGCGCATCTCACCGAGCCGGATCAGGAGCGGTAG
- a CDS encoding M48 family metallopeptidase has translation MVIKSGAEKAEARTESHNVQELKIRDLPPHTVREHPRAKRVILRVKCGVVQVTVPRGFPRQRVGAILEAHHAWLQRHLDETNTPQVEVPERVALPALGREFPVVCCPAKRPYVQAVGDHLRLGVSDAPRQECLLLCRWLQNLAQSVLPGWCAQTARRSGLSDYARVQVRRQKTRWGSFSMKKTISLNCKLLFFPPEVVEYVMVHELAHSRHKGHGSAFQALVRSLVPHCSSSEAILRVPGQWVPQWVEVE, from the coding sequence GAAGCCCGAACGGAATCCCACAATGTCCAGGAGTTGAAAATTCGAGACCTCCCCCCGCATACCGTGCGTGAGCATCCACGAGCCAAACGTGTCATTTTGCGCGTGAAGTGTGGCGTTGTCCAAGTCACTGTTCCCAGAGGATTTCCTCGGCAGCGGGTCGGCGCGATCCTTGAGGCACACCATGCATGGCTGCAGCGTCACCTTGATGAGACCAACACACCCCAGGTCGAGGTGCCAGAACGGGTTGCCCTTCCGGCCCTTGGTCGGGAATTCCCGGTGGTCTGCTGTCCGGCCAAGCGACCGTATGTACAGGCGGTGGGAGACCATCTCCGCCTTGGGGTTTCAGATGCTCCCAGGCAAGAGTGTCTGCTTTTGTGCCGCTGGCTGCAGAATCTTGCCCAGTCCGTGCTCCCGGGCTGGTGCGCCCAGACCGCTCGCCGTTCCGGGTTATCGGATTACGCCAGAGTTCAGGTCCGGCGGCAAAAAACGCGGTGGGGCAGTTTTTCAATGAAAAAGACTATCAGCCTGAATTGCAAGCTGCTTTTTTTCCCGCCTGAGGTTGTGGAGTATGTGATGGTGCATGAACTTGCGCATTCGCGCCACAAGGGACATGGGTCGGCATTCCAGGCCTTGGTGCGCTCTTTAGTCCCCCACTGTTCTTCCAGCGAAGCAATCCTTCGCGTGCCAGGGCAGTGGGTTCCACAATGGGTGGAAGTGGAATAG